The genomic segment CCCAGCCTGATCGCCAAATCGGGCCGCGATTTCATGGAAGTGACGAAGGAAATCTGCGCCTTGGTGGATGGGCCGGTCAGCGCCGAAGTGGTCGCGCTGGATCACTCGACCATGATGAAGGAAGCGGAAGTCCTGCGCAAGATCGCGGATAATGTCTGCATCAAGGTGCCGCTGACCGTCGATGGGCTGAAGACCTGCAAGGCCCTGACGGACGATGGCGCGATGGTGAATGTCACCCTGTGCTTTTCGGCCAATCAGGCGCTGCTGGCTGCCAAGGCCGGGGCCACTTTCATTTCGCCTTTCGTCGGCCGTCATGACGATAATGGCTTCGACGGGCTGGACCTGCTGCGCGACATTCGCCTGATCTATGACAATTATAATTTCGAAACGGAAATCCTCGCCGCCTCGATCCGCCATCCCATCCATGTGCTGGAAAGCGCGCGGATCGGCGCCGATGTGGCGACCATGCCGCCGGCCGTGATCCGCGCCCTGTTCAAGCATGTGCTGACCGACAAGGGCATTGAAGGCTTCCTTGCCGATTGGGCCAAGACCGGGCAGACCATCCTCAAGTAAGACGGATTCCCCGTCGGAAGTTATTCAGTGGCCA from the Erythrobacter sp. SG61-1L genome contains:
- the fsa gene encoding fructose-6-phosphate aldolase, yielding MKFFVDTADTAEIADLAATGLLDGVTTNPSLIAKSGRDFMEVTKEICALVDGPVSAEVVALDHSTMMKEAEVLRKIADNVCIKVPLTVDGLKTCKALTDDGAMVNVTLCFSANQALLAAKAGATFISPFVGRHDDNGFDGLDLLRDIRLIYDNYNFETEILAASIRHPIHVLESARIGADVATMPPAVIRALFKHVLTDKGIEGFLADWAKTGQTILK